Proteins found in one Bacillota bacterium genomic segment:
- a CDS encoding ABC transporter permease: protein MEFVREVRRGYALVERNFNLIKRYIGWEIVFLIYTVVNTLTIAFIGVNPATGGSGSGGWSGGGGGGGDRVLYLVVGALLWGFLSVLFHEVAESVQWERWEGTIEYSFMAPMKRLSYLGGVCLYAATYGAVRTIIVMLAVVSLFKLDLGSANLGAAFVVLLLSSLSFIGVGLMAAVLPLLSPEKGSQAAHILEAAILLVSGVYYEVDVLPGWLQPLSRLSPATYTLRAARAALLRNASFRDIGGDLMLLLVIGVVLIPLGLKVFNWGELHAMRTGKLKRSG, encoded by the coding sequence ATTGAGTTTGTGAGGGAGGTGCGGAGGGGCTACGCCCTCGTCGAGCGGAATTTCAACCTCATCAAGAGGTATATAGGCTGGGAGATTGTATTCCTCATATACACGGTTGTGAACACTCTCACGATAGCATTCATAGGCGTGAACCCCGCCACCGGCGGGAGCGGGAGCGGGGGTTGGAGCGGAGGCGGGGGCGGGGGTGGCGACAGGGTCCTCTACCTCGTCGTGGGGGCGCTTCTCTGGGGGTTTCTTTCGGTCCTATTCCATGAAGTGGCCGAATCTGTGCAGTGGGAGCGCTGGGAGGGGACTATCGAATATTCCTTTATGGCCCCCATGAAGCGCCTGTCTTATCTCGGCGGGGTGTGCCTCTACGCGGCGACCTATGGAGCAGTGAGGACTATCATCGTCATGCTGGCCGTCGTGTCCCTGTTTAAGCTAGACCTCGGTAGTGCCAATCTGGGGGCGGCGTTTGTGGTGCTGCTCCTCTCCAGTTTATCCTTCATTGGGGTTGGGTTGATGGCTGCGGTGCTGCCGCTCCTATCCCCGGAGAAAGGCTCGCAGGCCGCGCATATCCTCGAGGCCGCGATCCTGCTGGTCTCGGGGGTCTATTACGAGGTCGATGTGTTGCCGGGGTGGCTCCAGCCACTCTCACGTCTATCGCCGGCCACATATACTCTGCGAGCTGCGCGGGCGGCTCTGCTTCGTAACGCCTCCTTCCGCGACATCGGGGGCGACCTCATGTTGCTCCTTGTCATCGGGGTGGTGCTCATACCCCTGGGGCTCAAGGTATTCAACTGGGGCGAGCTTCACGCGATGCGCACGGGCAAGCTCAAGAGAAGCGGTTGA
- a CDS encoding CopG family transcriptional regulator, with protein MVRTQIQLTEEQAVALRRLAVLQGVPIAELVRRGVEMVINSDESIEKKKRFAKAKEVAGRFQSGLPDLAVRHDDYFAEDSL; from the coding sequence ATGGTACGAACTCAAATCCAGCTTACGGAAGAACAGGCAGTGGCTCTTCGGCGGCTGGCAGTTCTTCAGGGGGTTCCCATTGCGGAGTTGGTTCGCCGCGGGGTAGAAATGGTAATTAACTCAGATGAAAGCATCGAAAAGAAAAAGAGATTTGCCAAGGCTAAGGAAGTAGCCGGGCGTTTTCAATCCGGATTGCCGGATCTTGCGGTGCGTCATGATGATTATTTTGCGGAGGATAGCTTATGA
- a CDS encoding PIN domain-containing protein, with the protein MSVYIDTSAFLAVLARDDMYHEQAKRVWFELLDREERFVCSSYVLVESYALIKKRLGWEALQVFHEAVYPLLDVEWVDAALHEGAANAVLITKRKRLSLVDCTSFAVMRRLGIEIAFTFNPHFHEQGFACLPSA; encoded by the coding sequence ATGAGTGTTTATATCGATACCTCTGCTTTTCTCGCTGTCCTTGCCCGCGATGATATGTATCACGAACAGGCCAAAAGAGTCTGGTTTGAGTTGCTCGATCGTGAGGAAAGATTCGTCTGTAGCAGTTATGTCCTTGTGGAAAGTTATGCTTTGATCAAAAAGCGCTTAGGATGGGAGGCGCTCCAGGTTTTCCATGAAGCAGTTTATCCCTTGTTGGATGTGGAATGGGTCGATGCCGCCCTGCATGAAGGAGCAGCCAATGCGGTTCTCATTACCAAGCGTAAGCGCCTGAGTTTGGTAGATTGTACCAGCTTTGCGGTCATGCGTCGTTTGGGAATTGAAATAGCTTTCACCTTCAATCCTCATTTTCATGAGCAGGGTTTCGCTTGCCTCCCATCCGCTTGA
- a CDS encoding MBL fold metallo-hydrolase has translation MTQAATHLPTLKYLGHASVKIKTAEGTVVYIDPFAGDDYSEPADLILVTHGHGDHNNVDKVAKKPGCRIITHREAIKSGAYQAFTMADVHIRAVAAYNRNHKKDASVGYILEFDGIKLYHAGDTSKIKEMADLASENIAYALLPMDGVYNMGPEEASECAGLIKAKYYIPIHTGPNGVFSEANIAKFKAAGKIVVKPGEILDLKG, from the coding sequence ATGACGCAAGCTGCTACTCATTTGCCCACTCTTAAATACCTCGGCCATGCCAGCGTGAAGATCAAAACCGCCGAAGGTACAGTCGTTTACATCGACCCCTTTGCTGGCGATGATTACAGCGAGCCGGCCGACCTGATACTGGTTACGCATGGCCATGGCGACCACAATAATGTTGATAAAGTCGCAAAGAAACCCGGCTGCCGGATAATCACCCACCGGGAAGCAATAAAAAGTGGAGCCTATCAGGCCTTCACGATGGCAGACGTCCATATCCGCGCGGTCGCCGCATACAACCGTAACCATAAGAAAGACGCCTCGGTCGGTTACATCCTGGAGTTTGACGGCATCAAGCTCTATCATGCCGGTGACACCTCAAAAATCAAGGAGATGGCCGATCTAGCTTCGGAAAATATTGCCTATGCCTTACTGCCCATGGACGGGGTGTACAACATGGGTCCCGAAGAAGCGAGCGAATGTGCGGGGTTGATCAAAGCCAAATACTATATCCCCATCCATACCGGTCCGAATGGCGTATTCAGCGAGGCCAATATCGCCAAGTTCAAAGCTGCAGGCAAGATCGTCGTGAAACCGGGCGAAATACTCGATCTGAAAGGTTGA